One genomic window of Stomatohabitans albus includes the following:
- a CDS encoding penicillin-binding protein: MPEIIGFLPHRDNPDLPFPIVDRRFVSSRRGYRRGQFIVVGLGMLGLGLLAWSLFPDSHQEDGFNIALGKYGVAVVRSTSNLQTIAPQPKTSSLVDASGGIVTRLHGPQDRVPVTLSQIHPYLVQSVLAIEDRGFMDHDGLEPKAIIRAFGVDLAAGKIVQGGSTITQQLVKNAIIGSDRTWQRKIKEASLSLQLESQWSKEQILEEYLNLIYLGAGNYGVGAASSYWFSTTPDALTLPQSALLAGMIAAPTSFDPRENPDGAKTRRNRVLDAMVETKAITRAEADQAKEADLGLAINERASGMDAVTAWIVHRLQHDPAFHTLGDTPADRASRIFGGGLTIHTTIDPRWQQSAEAAVNAQIATGSQAQAAVVAIDPDTGYVKAMVSGSKDPNRPAASLNLAAQAIRQPGSTFKPVVLAAALRSGINLDQSYPAPASITLPDRSNPNGPAWTVNNAGGAAYGALDLRAATAFSVNTVYAQVMNDIGVPAVKQMATDLGITHPLPDSPAIALGAGELTVMDMASVQATLATGGLYHAPTVVSKITDEHGQVVYEGATGKGTRTVEPAVAWATTRAMTAVVDEGTGHAADIGRPFAGKTGTSQNNSDAWFTGFTRDVAVAVWVGDPQAQTPLRPPVTPIEVSGANWPAMIAGQTVSGIERQINLRPFTVPEGERVRVLIDKTRGCLPNPNTPPALLAEIDFPAGQEPTSVCVEPTAPDRITVPNVVGLKADTATQAMEDVGLRVTVTEQANDQVPPGVVWAQTPNPGTQGAPPYSQATLLVSPEKKPTPARTPGN; this comes from the coding sequence ATGCCTGAAATCATTGGGTTTTTACCTCATCGGGATAACCCAGACCTGCCCTTTCCGATCGTTGATCGTCGGTTCGTATCCTCTCGACGCGGATACCGTCGTGGACAGTTCATAGTGGTGGGGTTAGGCATGCTTGGGCTGGGGCTATTGGCATGGTCATTATTTCCTGACTCCCACCAGGAAGATGGCTTCAACATTGCCCTTGGCAAGTATGGGGTGGCGGTGGTGCGCTCAACGTCCAATCTGCAAACGATTGCCCCCCAGCCAAAAACCTCTTCATTAGTCGATGCATCGGGGGGCATCGTTACACGACTCCATGGCCCACAAGATCGTGTACCCGTCACCCTTTCACAGATACACCCCTATCTTGTACAAAGTGTGCTGGCGATAGAGGACCGTGGGTTTATGGACCATGATGGGCTTGAACCCAAAGCCATCATCCGTGCGTTTGGTGTGGACCTTGCGGCAGGAAAAATTGTGCAAGGTGGGTCCACTATCACCCAACAGCTCGTCAAAAATGCGATTATTGGCTCAGACCGTACCTGGCAGCGCAAGATTAAAGAAGCATCGTTAAGCCTCCAGCTCGAAAGCCAGTGGTCTAAAGAACAGATATTGGAGGAGTACCTCAATCTCATTTATTTAGGGGCTGGTAATTATGGTGTGGGAGCGGCCAGCAGTTATTGGTTTTCAACCACGCCTGATGCGTTAACGTTGCCCCAATCCGCGCTACTCGCCGGAATGATTGCTGCACCAACCTCGTTTGACCCTCGAGAGAATCCTGACGGGGCCAAAACACGACGCAACCGTGTGCTGGACGCCATGGTGGAGACGAAGGCGATTACTCGGGCAGAGGCCGATCAGGCTAAAGAGGCTGACTTAGGTTTGGCTATCAATGAGCGGGCCAGTGGAATGGATGCCGTGACCGCGTGGATCGTCCATCGCCTTCAACATGACCCAGCCTTTCATACCTTGGGTGATACCCCGGCCGATCGTGCATCAAGAATATTTGGCGGTGGGTTGACCATTCACACCACGATCGACCCTCGTTGGCAACAGTCAGCCGAAGCGGCAGTCAACGCGCAGATTGCCACAGGTTCTCAGGCCCAAGCGGCAGTGGTCGCCATCGACCCAGACACCGGCTACGTGAAGGCCATGGTGAGTGGCTCAAAGGATCCCAATCGGCCTGCAGCCTCCCTGAACTTAGCGGCACAGGCGATTCGTCAGCCTGGTTCAACCTTCAAACCCGTCGTATTAGCGGCTGCTTTGCGGAGTGGAATCAACCTTGACCAAAGCTATCCAGCCCCGGCATCCATTACCCTTCCAGACCGTTCCAATCCCAACGGACCAGCCTGGACAGTCAATAACGCTGGAGGTGCAGCCTATGGAGCGTTGGATTTACGCGCCGCAACGGCATTTAGCGTGAATACCGTCTACGCCCAGGTTATGAATGACATAGGTGTACCTGCCGTGAAACAGATGGCGACCGACCTCGGCATCACCCACCCGTTGCCCGATAGTCCAGCTATCGCACTAGGTGCAGGTGAATTAACTGTAATGGATATGGCTAGTGTCCAAGCGACGTTGGCAACTGGTGGCTTGTATCATGCACCGACCGTTGTGTCGAAGATCACCGATGAACATGGTCAGGTTGTATATGAGGGCGCCACAGGAAAGGGCACCCGCACAGTTGAGCCTGCGGTGGCATGGGCGACAACACGGGCCATGACCGCCGTTGTTGACGAAGGTACCGGCCATGCGGCAGATATCGGTCGCCCCTTTGCCGGAAAAACAGGGACGAGCCAAAACAATAGTGATGCCTGGTTCACAGGGTTTACTCGGGATGTGGCCGTAGCCGTCTGGGTTGGTGACCCCCAAGCCCAAACACCCCTACGGCCTCCAGTTACCCCAATTGAAGTGAGTGGGGCCAATTGGCCTGCCATGATTGCAGGCCAAACCGTGTCTGGCATTGAACGCCAAATCAATCTGCGCCCCTTTACCGTGCCCGAGGGGGAACGAGTTCGCGTACTGATCGATAAGACACGGGGTTGTCTACCGAACCCTAACACCCCACCAGCACTCTTAGCTGAGATTGATTTCCCTGCGGGCCAAGAGCCGACAAGCGTTTGTGTTGAACCCACAGCACCCGACAGGATCACCGTACCCAACGTAGTTGGGCTAAAGGCTGATACAGCGACACAGGCAATGGAGGATGTTGGCCTCCGCGTTACGGTCACAGAACAAGCCAATGACCAGGTACCTCCAGGTGTGGTGTGGGCGCAAACACCAAATCCGGGCACCCAAGGGGCACCTCCTTATAGCCAAGCAACGCTCCTAGTTTCGCCCGAAAAGAAGCCAACACCAGCCCGCACCCCAGGGAATTAG
- a CDS encoding helix-hairpin-helix domain-containing protein gives MFWYNHELSRTFEDLARRAQIAGESVFRTRAYEKAAVTIRLLSEDITAMDREAIAALPGVGAATAEKIDQWLRTGIIDELETYRAQIPDGVVILTNIPGLGVKTAARLHRELGIDSLQTLADAITDGRIASLPRMGKKSVDKLADGLRAYLALRANGFPTFDGLTLEAHIHQVVHALDPDAQVTTVGDWRRGKLYFKVLEFTVASDVIPTLIKGIVLDRACADLLTAEDDFLLFKSPAGIPVAITLTTPARYGIDVLTTTGPDAHVSTVMDRLSDPNAPYPTEAAVYEAAGLQPVKPTLRERSDILDLAAEGTIPDVVTVADLVGDLHGHSTWSGDGLNSLIEMATRAKDNGLEYWAATDHAEDLAINGLSPEQVLARRKELAGIGDSLGITILDGSELNIGMSGEVDYNPEILAAFDWTVASVHNNLEADPGIQTDRILTAITNPFVNCIGHLRGRKVGQRPGFEVELAAILEACRETGTALEINAHPVRLDIDAPIIEAAIKARVTLTISCDAHDLASLGYARFGVWQAQRALALPAHILNCQPIEAVRAFVNAKRR, from the coding sequence ATGTTTTGGTATAACCACGAGCTTTCTCGAACGTTTGAAGATTTGGCCCGACGGGCACAAATAGCTGGGGAATCAGTGTTCCGAACCCGGGCCTATGAGAAAGCCGCAGTAACTATCCGGCTGTTGTCGGAAGATATCACGGCTATGGACCGTGAAGCTATTGCTGCCCTTCCAGGAGTTGGGGCTGCAACGGCTGAAAAAATTGACCAGTGGTTGCGTACTGGCATTATCGACGAACTCGAAACCTATCGCGCTCAAATCCCCGATGGTGTGGTTATCCTGACGAATATCCCTGGGTTGGGGGTTAAAACTGCGGCTCGCCTCCATCGTGAACTTGGTATAGACAGTCTTCAAACACTCGCGGATGCCATTACTGATGGTCGTATTGCATCCTTACCCCGAATGGGTAAGAAAAGCGTAGATAAACTTGCAGATGGGTTGCGGGCCTATCTAGCCCTACGAGCGAACGGTTTCCCTACCTTCGATGGGTTAACGCTCGAAGCACATATACATCAAGTGGTCCATGCCCTTGACCCTGATGCCCAAGTCACCACAGTAGGAGACTGGCGTCGTGGGAAATTGTATTTCAAGGTTCTGGAATTCACCGTCGCCTCAGACGTTATCCCCACGCTCATTAAAGGCATCGTACTCGACCGAGCCTGTGCCGATCTCCTCACGGCAGAAGATGACTTCTTACTCTTTAAATCACCCGCAGGCATTCCGGTTGCGATCACGCTGACGACACCTGCGCGGTATGGCATTGACGTACTCACGACGACTGGGCCAGATGCCCATGTATCGACCGTGATGGACCGTTTATCTGACCCTAACGCCCCCTATCCCACTGAAGCTGCCGTGTACGAAGCAGCGGGGCTCCAACCGGTGAAACCAACCTTACGAGAGCGGAGTGACATCCTTGACCTCGCGGCTGAAGGGACTATTCCCGATGTTGTGACGGTAGCCGACTTAGTTGGGGATCTTCATGGGCATTCAACGTGGAGCGGTGATGGATTGAATAGCCTGATTGAGATGGCCACACGAGCCAAAGACAATGGGTTGGAGTATTGGGCAGCCACCGATCATGCTGAAGATCTTGCCATCAATGGACTGTCTCCTGAACAAGTCCTTGCGCGACGAAAGGAGCTAGCTGGTATTGGGGATTCCCTCGGTATCACGATTCTTGATGGGTCAGAGTTAAATATCGGAATGTCTGGTGAGGTTGATTACAACCCGGAGATCTTGGCGGCATTTGACTGGACGGTGGCAAGTGTGCACAACAATCTTGAGGCTGATCCAGGGATACAGACTGATCGGATTCTTACTGCGATTACAAATCCATTCGTCAATTGCATCGGCCATCTTCGCGGGCGAAAGGTGGGGCAGCGTCCGGGGTTTGAGGTTGAATTAGCCGCCATTTTGGAGGCATGTCGTGAGACGGGTACGGCTTTAGAGATTAATGCCCACCCCGTTCGTCTCGATATTGATGCACCCATCATTGAGGCGGCGATCAAGGCGAGAGTCACTCTCACGATTAGCTGTGATGCTCACGATCTAGCGAGCCTGGGCTATGCCCGTTTTGGGGTTTGGCAAGCGCAGCGGGCCTTGGCTCTGCCAGCTCATATTTTGAACTGTCAACCTATTGAGGCAGTCCGTGCATTTGTGAATGCAAAACGTCGCTAG
- the argH gene encoding argininosuccinate lyase: MMSTENQPYGATSAGRLWGARFSDGPAQAAWELGVSIATDHRMWPYDLASSTAHADELLRIGVLTAADHAAITGALDTIRESFALGEFEYTPDDEDIHGAIERRLVELLGETGGRLRAGRSRNDQVINDARLWLAQAIDDQRAGLKHVITTLADQAALHAEAIAPGFTHLQRAQPVTIGHHLAAYGWMLARDLDRLHDCKDRIMAVSPLGSGALAGLTLPLDPMQYAQALGYTGIAPNSMDAVADRDFMVEYLAAVAIIGMHLSRLCEDIILWSSVEFGWARCSDAFSTGSSIMPQKRNPDIAELVRGKAGRLFGAVQALLTMCKGLPLTYNRDLQEDKVVLFDAADTLDVVLPAVAGMIEGLTFNTTHVAAGAGGGFAMATDIAEALVRAGMPFRQAHEVVGSLVASCEAEGIDIIDLSPAQLAERVPALQGLDTAALSALVNPHAGVARRNAPNGAGAVREQVVRLRAAIS; encoded by the coding sequence ATGATGTCCACAGAAAACCAACCATATGGGGCCACGAGTGCGGGGCGACTTTGGGGTGCCCGTTTTAGTGATGGCCCTGCTCAAGCAGCGTGGGAACTCGGTGTATCCATTGCGACAGACCATCGGATGTGGCCCTACGATCTTGCGAGTTCCACAGCTCATGCTGATGAATTGCTCCGCATTGGGGTATTGACTGCTGCTGACCATGCGGCCATAACGGGTGCCTTAGACACGATTCGTGAATCCTTTGCCCTTGGGGAGTTTGAATACACCCCAGATGATGAAGATATTCATGGGGCAATTGAGCGTCGGCTTGTGGAATTACTTGGTGAAACGGGGGGCAGGTTACGTGCCGGGCGTAGCCGGAATGACCAAGTCATCAACGATGCGAGGCTATGGCTGGCCCAGGCGATTGATGACCAACGCGCTGGATTAAAACATGTCATTACCACCCTTGCTGATCAGGCGGCGCTACATGCCGAGGCCATTGCCCCTGGGTTTACCCATCTCCAACGTGCGCAGCCGGTGACCATTGGGCATCACCTTGCCGCATACGGATGGATGCTGGCGCGTGACCTGGACCGCCTTCACGATTGCAAGGACCGAATCATGGCGGTGTCACCGCTCGGGTCAGGGGCATTGGCAGGGTTGACCTTACCGCTTGATCCGATGCAGTATGCCCAAGCCTTGGGCTATACGGGTATCGCACCCAATTCGATGGATGCGGTTGCTGACCGCGACTTCATGGTTGAATACCTTGCTGCGGTGGCCATTATCGGTATGCACCTCAGTCGGTTATGTGAGGACATTATCTTGTGGTCGAGTGTGGAGTTTGGCTGGGCCCGCTGTTCAGACGCTTTTTCCACTGGCTCGAGCATCATGCCTCAAAAACGTAATCCCGATATTGCTGAACTTGTTCGCGGCAAGGCCGGGCGGTTGTTTGGGGCAGTCCAAGCGCTATTAACGATGTGTAAAGGGCTGCCATTGACCTATAACCGAGACTTACAAGAAGACAAAGTTGTGCTCTTTGATGCCGCCGACACGCTTGATGTGGTGTTGCCCGCCGTGGCTGGGATGATTGAGGGGCTGACCTTTAATACGACACATGTGGCGGCAGGGGCTGGTGGTGGGTTTGCGATGGCCACTGATATTGCCGAGGCGCTCGTACGTGCAGGAATGCCATTCCGACAGGCCCACGAGGTCGTGGGATCTTTGGTCGCCAGTTGTGAAGCTGAAGGTATCGACATTATTGACTTATCCCCTGCACAGCTTGCTGAACGGGTACCGGCATTACAGGGGCTTGACACTGCGGCATTAAGCGCCTTAGTCAACCCTCACGCTGGTGTCGCACGGCGTAATGCACCAAATGGTGCCGGTGCAGTACGGGAACAAGTTGTGCGGTTGAGAGCTGCTATCAGCTAG